A single region of the Maniola jurtina chromosome 6, ilManJurt1.1, whole genome shotgun sequence genome encodes:
- the LOC123866212 gene encoding uncharacterized protein LOC123866212 isoform X1 encodes MTAMGNSKAVKTKVKKDEDFIPPDGGWGWMIVVAAGFSNLSMLPMLQQFGLLFRDKFSRLGISSSETTTIINMNSALTSCVGLANGPVFKTFSYRQVSLTGAIVVFVALLCTTFSNNFSTYLISFSILYGAGFGISSSANALALNTYWKNRRRLATGLSWTTTGLGPIIWPQIITALFAAFGETGTCLIISGFAIHAIACALLLQPVEWHSKPSGSKPQDEEKLLTRDNTASSPVNDKKNEDSGYFSQVSKFKNLSVFSSQYLYNEDDLITPGYEITDPGIPMMVRANDGYFSQSRQSRSRLSSRDGSAKTSRLNSKKPSMSNLLENRSRKSSTLYLNESKKNSSANLGALNQERDLKPVNKPKRKTSVTVNAQIPESEIEDCPTLKAPQDLKADEKAAVETIDPQKAKYIADRAEKHLAGTKSIKSFKMDGQYTEKYNRDNHSNISFKDDIEERKYLKDNQSNQSYRTTRQRRKSNNFNYESEVLKQASLKLEEYLKESEDKADKFKLIVNGPLDDNVFEDAKEEKCEEEEDQEKELTFCEKVAMFFDLDLLKDFTFINLMLGITLANFNELNFSILTPFILGDYGLTKPQVAFFMSLLAGVDICVRFCIPFVAGKIGWDNNSFFLFGVLSMATGRVVLAHWQDYSVVLVVAVIIGFGKGLRTVFMALVIPTHVPLHKLPGASGMQLLTAGIAYLALGPVVGWIKDNASTAVTLHCLNIFTWLTAISWGLEKYFTSRRQKDKIENDPIKA; translated from the exons ATGACT GCGATGGGAAATTCAAAAGCTGTAAAGACCAAGGTGAAGAAAGACGAAGATTTCATCCCCCCAGATGGAGGATGGGGTTGGATGATAGTCGTTGCTGCTGGATTTTCTAAC TTATCAATGCTCCCGATGCTGCAACAGTTCGGCTTGCTGTTCCGGGACAAGTTCTCAAGGCTCGGCATCAGCAGCTCGGAGACCACGACCATCATCAACATGAACTCCGCTCTGACCTCTTGCGTCG GTTTGGCGAATGGACCAGTATTCAAGACATTCAGCTATCGTCAAGTTTCACTCACAGGAGCAATAGTTGTATTTGTTGCTTTGTTATGTACAACGTTTTCCAATAACTTTTCGACATACCTGATATCCTTCTCGATTTTATACG GTGCTGGATTTGGTATAAGTAGTTCAGCAAATGCTCTAGCACTAAATACTTATTGGAAAAATAGGAGAAGACTAGCAACAGGCCTATCATGGACAACAACGGGTCTTGGACCTATTATATGGCCGCAAATAATAACTGCACTTTTTGCTGCTTTCGGTGAAACAGGAACTTGTCTCATTATAAGTGGTTTTGCGATACATGCAATTGCGTGTGCGCTTTTGTTACAACCTGTGGAATGGCATTCAAAGCCCTCAGGCTCAAAACCACAAGATGAAGAGAAATTGTTAACACGAGACAATACAGCATCTAGTCCGGTAAATGATAAGAAGAACGAAGACAGTGGTTACTTTAGTCAAGTATCGAAATTCAAGAATCTTAGTGTATTTTCAAGCCAATATCTATATAACGAAGATGATTTAATAACTCCAGGCTACGAAATAACAGACCCGGGAATACCTATGATGGTTAGAGCCAATGATGGCTACTTTAGTCAATCCAGACAATCGAGAAGTCGATTATCTTCCAGAGATGGTTCAGCAAAAACTTCTCGTCTTAATTCCAAAAAGCCTTCAATGTCAAATTTATTAGAAAATCGATCACGAAAATCTTCAACTTTATACCTTAATGAATCCAAAAAAAACTCCTCAGCTAACTTAGGTGCTCTTAATCAAGAACGTGATTTAAAACCAGTAAATAAACCAAAACGTAAAACATCAGTAACAGTCAATGCTCAGATCCCTGAATCTGAAATAGAAGATTGCCCAACGCTAAAAGCTCCTCAAGATTTAAAAGCTGATGAAAAAGCTGCTGTAGAAACCATTGACCCTCAAAAGGCTAAATATATTGCAGATAGAGCTGAAAAACATTTAGCCGGCACAAAAAGTATTAAATCTTTTAAAATGGATGGGCAATATACTGAAAAATACAATAGAGATAATCATAGCAATATTTCGTTCAAAGATGACATAGAAGAACGAAAATACCTAAAAGATAATCAAAGTAATCAGTCATACCGAACAACAAGGCAAAGGCGAAAATCCAATAATTTTAACTATGAAAGTGAAGTTCTTAAGCAAGCTTCCTTAAAATTAGAAGAATATTTAAAAGAGAGTGAAGATAAAGCTGACAAATTTAAACTAATAGTAAATGGTCCATTAGATGATAATGTATTTGAAGATGCTAAGGAAGAAAAATGTGAGGAAGAAGAAGACCAAGAGAAAGAATTAACTTTCTGTGAAAAAGTTGCTATGTTTTTCGATTTAGatcttttaaaagattttacatttataaacctaatgttgggtatcactttagcaaattttaatgaattaaatttttcaatcTTGACGCCTTTTATCCTTGGTGATTATGGATTGACGAAGCCACAAGTAGCATTTTTTATGTCCCTCTTAGCTGGAGTAGATATTTGCGTTAGATTTTGCATACCATTCGTCGCTGGCAAGATTGGGTGGGATAATAATTCCTTCTTTCTATTTGGTGTCTTATCTATGGCTACAGGAAGAGTTG ttttagCCCACTGGCAAGATTATAGTGTAGTTCTCGTAGTTGCAGTAATTATAGGATTTGGAAAAGGTCTACGAACCGTGTTCATGGCACTTGTAATACCCACACACGTGCCTCTACATAAACTACCGGGAGCGTCTGGTATGCAGTTATTAACTGCTGGAATTGCTTACTTGGCCTTAGGGCCTGTAGTAG gCTGGATCAAAGATAATGCATCAACCGCAGTAACGTTGCACTGTCTAAACATCTTCACGTGGCTTACAGCGATATCGTGGGGTCTCGAAAAATACTTCACCTCAAGAAGACAGAAAGACAAAATTGAAAATGACCCCATCAAAGCGTGA
- the LOC123866212 gene encoding uncharacterized protein LOC123866212 isoform X2, which produces MGNSKAVKTKVKKDEDFIPPDGGWGWMIVVAAGFSNLSMLPMLQQFGLLFRDKFSRLGISSSETTTIINMNSALTSCVGLANGPVFKTFSYRQVSLTGAIVVFVALLCTTFSNNFSTYLISFSILYGAGFGISSSANALALNTYWKNRRRLATGLSWTTTGLGPIIWPQIITALFAAFGETGTCLIISGFAIHAIACALLLQPVEWHSKPSGSKPQDEEKLLTRDNTASSPVNDKKNEDSGYFSQVSKFKNLSVFSSQYLYNEDDLITPGYEITDPGIPMMVRANDGYFSQSRQSRSRLSSRDGSAKTSRLNSKKPSMSNLLENRSRKSSTLYLNESKKNSSANLGALNQERDLKPVNKPKRKTSVTVNAQIPESEIEDCPTLKAPQDLKADEKAAVETIDPQKAKYIADRAEKHLAGTKSIKSFKMDGQYTEKYNRDNHSNISFKDDIEERKYLKDNQSNQSYRTTRQRRKSNNFNYESEVLKQASLKLEEYLKESEDKADKFKLIVNGPLDDNVFEDAKEEKCEEEEDQEKELTFCEKVAMFFDLDLLKDFTFINLMLGITLANFNELNFSILTPFILGDYGLTKPQVAFFMSLLAGVDICVRFCIPFVAGKIGWDNNSFFLFGVLSMATGRVVLAHWQDYSVVLVVAVIIGFGKGLRTVFMALVIPTHVPLHKLPGASGMQLLTAGIAYLALGPVVGWIKDNASTAVTLHCLNIFTWLTAISWGLEKYFTSRRQKDKIENDPIKA; this is translated from the exons ATGGGAAATTCAAAAGCTGTAAAGACCAAGGTGAAGAAAGACGAAGATTTCATCCCCCCAGATGGAGGATGGGGTTGGATGATAGTCGTTGCTGCTGGATTTTCTAAC TTATCAATGCTCCCGATGCTGCAACAGTTCGGCTTGCTGTTCCGGGACAAGTTCTCAAGGCTCGGCATCAGCAGCTCGGAGACCACGACCATCATCAACATGAACTCCGCTCTGACCTCTTGCGTCG GTTTGGCGAATGGACCAGTATTCAAGACATTCAGCTATCGTCAAGTTTCACTCACAGGAGCAATAGTTGTATTTGTTGCTTTGTTATGTACAACGTTTTCCAATAACTTTTCGACATACCTGATATCCTTCTCGATTTTATACG GTGCTGGATTTGGTATAAGTAGTTCAGCAAATGCTCTAGCACTAAATACTTATTGGAAAAATAGGAGAAGACTAGCAACAGGCCTATCATGGACAACAACGGGTCTTGGACCTATTATATGGCCGCAAATAATAACTGCACTTTTTGCTGCTTTCGGTGAAACAGGAACTTGTCTCATTATAAGTGGTTTTGCGATACATGCAATTGCGTGTGCGCTTTTGTTACAACCTGTGGAATGGCATTCAAAGCCCTCAGGCTCAAAACCACAAGATGAAGAGAAATTGTTAACACGAGACAATACAGCATCTAGTCCGGTAAATGATAAGAAGAACGAAGACAGTGGTTACTTTAGTCAAGTATCGAAATTCAAGAATCTTAGTGTATTTTCAAGCCAATATCTATATAACGAAGATGATTTAATAACTCCAGGCTACGAAATAACAGACCCGGGAATACCTATGATGGTTAGAGCCAATGATGGCTACTTTAGTCAATCCAGACAATCGAGAAGTCGATTATCTTCCAGAGATGGTTCAGCAAAAACTTCTCGTCTTAATTCCAAAAAGCCTTCAATGTCAAATTTATTAGAAAATCGATCACGAAAATCTTCAACTTTATACCTTAATGAATCCAAAAAAAACTCCTCAGCTAACTTAGGTGCTCTTAATCAAGAACGTGATTTAAAACCAGTAAATAAACCAAAACGTAAAACATCAGTAACAGTCAATGCTCAGATCCCTGAATCTGAAATAGAAGATTGCCCAACGCTAAAAGCTCCTCAAGATTTAAAAGCTGATGAAAAAGCTGCTGTAGAAACCATTGACCCTCAAAAGGCTAAATATATTGCAGATAGAGCTGAAAAACATTTAGCCGGCACAAAAAGTATTAAATCTTTTAAAATGGATGGGCAATATACTGAAAAATACAATAGAGATAATCATAGCAATATTTCGTTCAAAGATGACATAGAAGAACGAAAATACCTAAAAGATAATCAAAGTAATCAGTCATACCGAACAACAAGGCAAAGGCGAAAATCCAATAATTTTAACTATGAAAGTGAAGTTCTTAAGCAAGCTTCCTTAAAATTAGAAGAATATTTAAAAGAGAGTGAAGATAAAGCTGACAAATTTAAACTAATAGTAAATGGTCCATTAGATGATAATGTATTTGAAGATGCTAAGGAAGAAAAATGTGAGGAAGAAGAAGACCAAGAGAAAGAATTAACTTTCTGTGAAAAAGTTGCTATGTTTTTCGATTTAGatcttttaaaagattttacatttataaacctaatgttgggtatcactttagcaaattttaatgaattaaatttttcaatcTTGACGCCTTTTATCCTTGGTGATTATGGATTGACGAAGCCACAAGTAGCATTTTTTATGTCCCTCTTAGCTGGAGTAGATATTTGCGTTAGATTTTGCATACCATTCGTCGCTGGCAAGATTGGGTGGGATAATAATTCCTTCTTTCTATTTGGTGTCTTATCTATGGCTACAGGAAGAGTTG ttttagCCCACTGGCAAGATTATAGTGTAGTTCTCGTAGTTGCAGTAATTATAGGATTTGGAAAAGGTCTACGAACCGTGTTCATGGCACTTGTAATACCCACACACGTGCCTCTACATAAACTACCGGGAGCGTCTGGTATGCAGTTATTAACTGCTGGAATTGCTTACTTGGCCTTAGGGCCTGTAGTAG gCTGGATCAAAGATAATGCATCAACCGCAGTAACGTTGCACTGTCTAAACATCTTCACGTGGCTTACAGCGATATCGTGGGGTCTCGAAAAATACTTCACCTCAAGAAGACAGAAAGACAAAATTGAAAATGACCCCATCAAAGCGTGA